ATGCAGCTTCAAATCTATATGAAAAACTACCTGTGGTATCATTACTTATAAAATTTATAAAAAGAAAAATAAATGACTAAAGCAACTTTAACCTACTATAGTCTTCTTGCTGTTCCTTTAGCAATACTTGGACTTCCATTGTATATTTATTTGCCAACATTTTATGCAAAAGATGTTGGAATAGATATGGCTATTGTAGGTGGTACGCTTTTTTTAGCAAGACTATTTGATGTTTTTTTAGACCCTTATTTAGGTTATTTAAGTGATAAAAGCAAACAAATATTTAACTCAAGAAAACCTCTTGTACTAGTTGGAGCTATTTTATTAACTATTAGTTTTTATTTACTTATAAATCCAAATGAAGAGTATGCAAATCTTTGGTTATTTACCTTTTCATTTATAGTTTATATTGCTTGGAGTATGGTTAATATTCCTTATCTTACTTGGTCAGCAGAGATTACTTCAAATTATCACTTCAAAACAAAGCTAAATAGTGTACGAGAGATAGGAACAATTATTGGTGTATTAATAGCTTTACTTCTTCCTTTTCTATTCTCTATTTCAAATAATACAAAAGAGGTTTTAGATTTACTATTTGTTGTTTTTCTTATACTTTTTACTTATTTTACTATTGTTTCATTACTTAAAATAAAAACAGTTACTACAAAAGATAGTGAAGATTTTAAGATTTCATATTTAAAAACTATTTACAAAGAGTTACCGAAAATCAAAACACTTCAAATAGGATACTTTTTTAATAACCTTGCAAATGCAATTCCAGCAACACTATTTTTGCTTTTTGTAGAGTTTGTAATAAGAAAACCTGATTCAAGTGGTTTACTATTGATATTATATTTTTTATCAGGGGTTTTAGCGCTTCCTGTGTGGACTGCTATTTCTAAAAAAATCAGTAAAAAAAGAGTATGGATTTACTCTATTATTTTAGCCTCTAGTGCTTTTATTTTTGTTCCATTTTTAGATGAAAATAGTTTTATTCCTTTTTTAATAATATGTGTTGTTTCTGGCTTTTCTTTAGGAGCTGATTTGGCTTTTCCAACTTCAATTCATTCTGATTTAACTCAAAAAGCAGAAGAGATAAAAAGTAACTGTTCTGGTTTACTTTTTGGATTATGGGCAATGATTACAAAACTATCACTTGCCTTAAGTGTGGCTATATCTTTTGGTATTTTAGGACTTTTTGATTTTGATAAGATTAATCCAAATGAAAACTCTATTTTAATACTTGCCCTACTTTATGGTTTAGCTCCTGTTATTTTAAAAGTTATTGCAATATTTTTTATCAATAAATATAAAGAAGATAAACAATAATTTATTAACTGACATTTTTTTTATACAAAAATCCTTCAGTAACATATAAAATGTCTATTGAAAGGAGTTTGATATGAAATCAATAATTTTAATGCTAAGTATAGTTTCCCTACTATCTGCGTCTCAAACTTCTTTTAAATTT
This window of the Arcobacter sp. F155 genome carries:
- a CDS encoding MFS transporter, which codes for MTKATLTYYSLLAVPLAILGLPLYIYLPTFYAKDVGIDMAIVGGTLFLARLFDVFLDPYLGYLSDKSKQIFNSRKPLVLVGAILLTISFYLLINPNEEYANLWLFTFSFIVYIAWSMVNIPYLTWSAEITSNYHFKTKLNSVREIGTIIGVLIALLLPFLFSISNNTKEVLDLLFVVFLILFTYFTIVSLLKIKTVTTKDSEDFKISYLKTIYKELPKIKTLQIGYFFNNLANAIPATLFLLFVEFVIRKPDSSGLLLILYFLSGVLALPVWTAISKKISKKRVWIYSIILASSAFIFVPFLDENSFIPFLIICVVSGFSLGADLAFPTSIHSDLTQKAEEIKSNCSGLLFGLWAMITKLSLALSVAISFGILGLFDFDKINPNENSILILALLYGLAPVILKVIAIFFINKYKEDKQ